A genomic segment from Yimella sp. cx-51 encodes:
- a CDS encoding GNAT family N-acetyltransferase, translating to MLPASPLRADGDRVWVASVAESDVVPYGRAVEQSAQRIGYWNPVDPRDLLVHLERQSDSHRTVIIHARQPSGTHDIVGKVNVSNVVRGRFMSATMGYDAYDPYAGTGLFAEGMRLVIGLAFAAQPAGMGLRRLEANVQPANTRSAGLLRSLGFRRERHIRHMLWLEGGGRPPSWRDHDSYALTMGETALPYRSNEHSRVVVVVDVRDGGRTARSVAQELGLPVLSSEILSMPQIWSVLADSVGGAVLHLDVDVIGADVMRAGLVEAGVDPDRVMRVTTPAVDQASAVRLALRARATALG from the coding sequence ATGCTCCCTGCCTCCCCACTACGCGCCGACGGTGACCGGGTGTGGGTGGCGAGCGTCGCCGAGAGCGACGTGGTGCCGTACGGGCGAGCGGTGGAGCAGTCGGCGCAGCGCATCGGCTACTGGAATCCGGTCGACCCGCGCGATCTGCTGGTGCACCTGGAGCGGCAGAGCGACAGTCACCGCACCGTGATCATCCACGCCAGGCAACCGAGCGGCACCCACGACATCGTCGGAAAAGTCAATGTTTCCAACGTGGTTCGCGGCCGGTTCATGTCGGCGACCATGGGTTACGACGCCTACGACCCGTACGCCGGCACCGGCCTGTTCGCCGAGGGCATGCGACTGGTCATCGGGCTCGCGTTCGCGGCACAACCGGCCGGAATGGGTTTGCGCCGGCTGGAGGCCAATGTGCAACCGGCCAACACGCGCTCCGCCGGATTGCTGCGTTCGCTGGGCTTCCGGCGCGAACGGCACATAAGGCACATGTTGTGGCTCGAAGGCGGCGGACGCCCGCCGAGCTGGCGCGATCACGATTCGTACGCCCTGACGATGGGCGAAACAGCATTGCCCTACCGGTCGAACGAGCATTCTCGGGTCGTGGTGGTCGTCGACGTCCGGGATGGCGGACGCACCGCCCGCAGCGTCGCGCAGGAACTCGGGCTGCCGGTGCTCTCGTCCGAAATCTTGTCGATGCCACAAATTTGGTCGGTGCTCGCTGATTCCGTCGGGGGAGCGGTGCTCCACCTCGATGTCGACGTGATCGGCGCGGACGTCATGCGCGCCGGTCTGGTCGAGGCGGGTGTCGACCCCGACCGGGTCATGCGAGTGACAACTCCCGCCGTCGACCAAGCATCTGCGGTGCGTCTGGCCCTCCGGGCCCGCGCGACTGCTCTCGGCTGA
- the aceA gene encoding isocitrate lyase, translating into MSENLHKSAEDLQKDWDTNERWKGIDRDYTADDVVKLRGSFPIEYTLAKRGAEQLWNKLHTEDFVNALGALTGNQAVQQVKAGLKAIYLSGWQVAGDANLSGHTYPDQSLYPANSVPSVVQRINNALLRADQIEHSEGIKSVDEWVVPIVADAEAGFGGPLNAYELMKAMIAAGASGVHWEDQLASEKKCGHLGGKVLIPTQQHVRTLNAARLASDVAGVPSIVIARTDAEAATLLTTDVDDRDKEFLTGERTGEGFYKVRNGIEPCIARAKAYAPYSDLIWMETGTPDLELARKFAEAVKADFPDQMLAYNCSPSFNWKKHLDDATIAKFQRELGAMGFKFQFITLAGFHALNYSMFDLAHGYAREQMTAYVELQEREFASEERGYTATRHQREVGTGYFDLISTALNPDSSTTALKDSTESAQF; encoded by the coding sequence ATGAGCGAAAACCTGCACAAGTCCGCCGAAGACCTGCAGAAGGACTGGGACACCAACGAGCGCTGGAAGGGCATCGACCGCGACTACACCGCGGACGACGTCGTCAAGCTGCGCGGCTCGTTCCCGATCGAGTACACCCTGGCCAAGCGTGGCGCCGAGCAGCTGTGGAACAAGCTGCACACCGAAGACTTCGTCAACGCGCTCGGCGCACTGACCGGCAACCAGGCCGTGCAGCAGGTCAAGGCCGGCCTCAAGGCCATCTACCTGTCCGGCTGGCAGGTCGCCGGTGACGCCAACCTCTCGGGTCACACCTACCCCGACCAGTCGCTCTACCCGGCCAACTCGGTGCCGTCGGTCGTCCAGCGCATCAACAACGCACTGCTGCGGGCCGACCAGATCGAGCACTCCGAGGGCATCAAGTCCGTCGACGAGTGGGTCGTGCCGATCGTCGCCGACGCCGAGGCCGGCTTCGGTGGCCCGCTGAACGCCTACGAGCTGATGAAGGCCATGATCGCCGCCGGCGCCTCCGGTGTGCACTGGGAAGACCAGCTGGCCTCGGAGAAAAAGTGCGGCCACCTCGGTGGCAAGGTGCTGATCCCGACCCAGCAGCACGTCCGCACCCTCAACGCCGCTCGCCTCGCTTCGGACGTCGCCGGTGTGCCGAGCATCGTCATCGCCCGCACCGACGCCGAGGCCGCGACGCTTCTCACCACCGATGTGGACGACCGCGACAAGGAATTCCTGACCGGTGAGCGCACCGGCGAGGGCTTCTACAAGGTGCGCAACGGCATCGAGCCCTGCATCGCCCGCGCTAAGGCGTACGCGCCCTACTCCGACCTCATCTGGATGGAGACCGGCACCCCCGACCTGGAGCTGGCCCGCAAGTTCGCCGAGGCGGTCAAGGCCGACTTCCCCGACCAGATGCTGGCCTACAACTGCTCGCCGAGCTTCAACTGGAAGAAGCACCTGGACGACGCCACGATCGCCAAGTTCCAGCGCGAGCTGGGTGCGATGGGCTTCAAGTTCCAGTTCATCACTCTCGCAGGCTTCCACGCCCTCAACTACTCGATGTTCGACCTGGCCCACGGCTACGCCCGCGAGCAGATGACGGCCTACGTCGAGTTGCAGGAGCGCGAGTTCGCCTCGGAGGAGCGCGGCTACACCGCCACACGTCACCAGCGCGAGGTCGGCACCGGCTACTTCGACCTGATCTCCACCGCGCTGAACCCCGACAGCTCCACCACGGCGCTGAAGGACTCCACCGAGTCGGCGCAGTTCTGA
- the aceB gene encoding malate synthase A, protein MNRPNGTPTVRGTMHPRFDEIVTPEALAFVAKLDSEFAGRRAELLQARRQHSRRINQGADLDFLPETKSIREDDTWQVAPPAPGLHDRRCEMVSPANRKMAVHALNSGANVWLADLEDATAPTWQNIIAGQVNLFDAVRGQLTYDESNGEKLSVGEHRPTLVMRPRGWHLCEKHITIDSRPMSATLVDFGLYFFHNAQKLIDLGAGPYFYLPKIENHHEARLWNDVFVFAQNELGIPQGTIRATVLIETITSAFEMDEILYELREHSSGLNAGRWDYIFSYVRTFAQRGEEFVLPDRDKVTMTTPFMRAYTQLLVDTCHKRGAHAIGGPAAVNPTLQDEERRLRALNVVRAEKEREASEGFDGSWVAHPALVETCQVAYAGVLGGKDDQRDLRPSISVTATDLVSLDGVQQTISLQGVRTNVSVALRYLAAWIGGRGAVAIDTLMEDAATVEISRAQLWQWLRHESQLAEGPFVTRDLLDRVVEEEMTKLTRGLDDRHTERYQQARGVLEETAFGDYLPGFFTTYAYVRYLIDRPLRISGPIDKEDIRQSENVGGPVGATSAA, encoded by the coding sequence ATGAACCGACCCAACGGCACCCCGACAGTGCGTGGCACCATGCACCCCCGCTTCGATGAGATCGTCACCCCGGAGGCCCTCGCATTCGTCGCCAAGCTCGACAGCGAATTCGCCGGACGCCGCGCCGAACTGCTGCAGGCTCGCCGCCAGCACTCCCGTCGCATCAACCAGGGCGCTGATCTGGACTTCCTGCCCGAGACGAAGTCGATCCGTGAGGACGACACCTGGCAGGTCGCTCCCCCGGCTCCCGGCCTGCACGACCGCCGCTGCGAGATGGTGTCGCCGGCCAACCGCAAGATGGCCGTGCACGCGCTCAACTCCGGCGCCAACGTCTGGCTCGCCGACCTCGAGGACGCCACCGCCCCCACCTGGCAGAACATCATCGCGGGCCAGGTCAACCTCTTCGACGCGGTGCGCGGCCAGCTCACCTACGACGAGTCGAACGGCGAGAAGCTCTCCGTCGGTGAGCACCGTCCGACGCTGGTGATGCGTCCGCGCGGATGGCATCTGTGCGAGAAGCACATCACCATCGACTCCCGTCCGATGTCGGCGACACTGGTCGACTTCGGCCTCTACTTCTTCCACAACGCCCAGAAGTTGATCGACCTCGGCGCTGGCCCGTACTTCTACCTGCCGAAGATCGAGAACCACCACGAGGCCCGCTTGTGGAACGACGTCTTCGTCTTCGCGCAGAACGAACTCGGCATCCCGCAGGGCACGATCCGGGCGACGGTGCTCATCGAGACCATCACCTCGGCCTTCGAGATGGACGAGATCCTCTACGAGTTGCGTGAGCACAGCTCGGGCCTGAACGCCGGACGCTGGGACTACATCTTCAGCTACGTGCGCACCTTCGCCCAGCGTGGTGAGGAGTTCGTGCTGCCTGACCGCGACAAGGTCACCATGACCACCCCGTTCATGCGGGCCTACACCCAGCTGTTGGTCGACACCTGCCACAAGCGCGGTGCGCACGCGATCGGCGGACCGGCCGCGGTCAACCCCACCCTGCAGGACGAGGAGCGTCGCCTGCGCGCACTGAACGTCGTCCGTGCGGAGAAGGAGCGTGAGGCCTCCGAAGGCTTCGACGGATCGTGGGTGGCCCACCCTGCGCTGGTGGAGACCTGCCAGGTCGCCTACGCTGGCGTCCTCGGCGGTAAGGACGACCAGCGCGACCTCCGGCCCTCGATCTCGGTGACCGCAACCGACCTCGTCTCGCTCGACGGAGTGCAGCAGACCATCAGCCTGCAGGGCGTGCGCACCAACGTCTCGGTGGCGCTGCGTTACCTCGCCGCATGGATCGGCGGCCGTGGCGCGGTCGCGATCGACACGCTCATGGAGGACGCCGCGACGGTCGAGATCAGCCGCGCTCAGTTGTGGCAGTGGCTGCGTCACGAGTCGCAGTTGGCAGAGGGACCGTTCGTCACCCGCGACCTGCTCGACCGCGTGGTCGAGGAGGAGATGACCAAGCTGACGCGCGGCTTGGACGACCGTCACACCGAGCGCTACCAGCAGGCTCGTGGAGTGCTCGAGGAGACCGCGTTCGGTGACTACCTGCCCGGCTTCTTCACCACCTACGCCTACGTGCGCTACCTGATCGACCGTCCGCTGCGCATCAGCGGTCCGATCGACAAGGAGGACATCCGTCAGTCGGAGAACGTCGGAGGTCCGGTCGGCGCCACCTCGGCTGCGTGA